The following proteins are co-located in the Solanum pennellii chromosome 8, SPENNV200 genome:
- the LOC107027371 gene encoding vacuolar-processing enzyme gamma-isozyme-like — protein MFVKINVASFLIALFVVLTEGRNVIERFVEDYENSIGTKWAVLVAGSKEWYNYRHQANLCHAYQLLKKGGLKDEHIIVFMYDDIANNPENPRPGVIINNPHGHDVYKGVPKDYTGKDCNAQNFYNVILGNKSALTGGSGKVVNSGPNDYIFIYYTDHGAPGVVGMPEDPPVYAIDLNEVLKNKHASRTYKKMVFYLEACDSGSMFADLLGKGLNIYATTSSKPDEDGWATYCYFTGDTSCYGECPPEDFKDNCLGDLFSVSWLENSDLHDLQVETLEKQYLRIYQRVLNNGTHGSHMMQYGDLHINKDALSIYMGSNSPKHTSSANNNYASNSRHVNQRDVQLLYLKSKFQNAPEGSRRKSEAYRKLSEVISEREHVDKSVKHIGQILFGVENGQKVLNIVRQPLVDDWDCLKSFVKIFESHCGSLTSYGKKHLRGFANMCNAGIQRDQMDAAAKQTCSS, from the exons ATGTTTGTTAAAATTAATGTTGCATCATTCCTAATTGCACTTTTTGTGGTACTAACTGAGGGTCGTAATGTGATAGAGAGATTTGTTGAAGATTATGAGAATTCCATTGGAACTAAATGGGCTGTGTTAGTAGCTGGATCAAAGGAATGGTATAATTACAGACACCAG GCTAATTTGTGTCACGCTTATCAACTACTGAAGAAAGGAGGCCTAAAAGATGAACACATTATTGTATTCATGTATGATGACATTGCCAATAATCCCGAAAATCCTAGACCTGGAGTTATCATAAATAACCCACATGGTCATGATGTGTACAAAGGAGTACCCAAG GATTACACGGGAAAAGATTGTAATGCTCAAAACTTTTATAATGTTATCTTGGGAAACAAAAGTGCTTTGACTGGAGGCAGTGGAAAAGTTGTAAACAGTGGTCCaaatgattatatttttatttattatactgATCATGGTGCACCTGGGGTAGTTg gTATGCCTGAAGATCCACCGGTCTATGCCATAGACCTCAACGAGgtgttgaaaaataaacatGCTTCTAGGACTTATAAAAAAATG gtatttTACTTGGAAGCGTGCGATTCTGGAAGCATGTTTGCCGATCTTCTTGGTAAAGGTTTAAATATTTATGCAACGACTTCATCAAAACCCGATGAAGATGGTTGGGCTACGTATTGTTATTTCACTGGTGATACATCTTGCTATGGTGAGTGTCCACCAGAAGACTTCAAGGATAATTGCTTGGGAGATTTGTTCAGTGTTTCTTGGCTGGAGAATAG TGATTTGCATGATCTACAAGTTGAAACTTTGGAGAAGCAATATCTACGG ATTTATCAAAGAGTGTTAAATAATGGTACGCATGGTTCCCATATGATGCAATATGGAGATTTACATATAAATAAGGATGCACTCTCCATATATATGGGTTCTAATTCCCCAAAACATACTTCTTCTGCCAATAATAACTACGCCTCAAACTCAAGACATGTTAATCAACGTGATGTTCAACTCTTGTATCTCAAATCCAAG TTTCAGAATGCTCCGGAAGGGTCTAGAAGAAAAAGTGAAGCTTATAGGAAACTAAGTGAAGTTATATCCGAAAGAGAACATGTAGACAAGAGTGTAAAACATATTGGACAAATTTTATTTGGAGTTGAGAATGGTCAAAAAGTGCTCAACATTGTTAGACAACCCCTTGTTGATGATTGGGATTGTCTTAAATCCTTT GTGAAGATATTTGAGTCGCATTGTGGATCATTGACTAGCTATGGTAAAAAACACCTTCGTGGATTTGCTAATATGTGTAATGCTGGAATTCAAAGGGACCAAATGGATGCAGCTGCTAAACAAACATGTTCTTCTTaa